Genomic segment of Nitrospirota bacterium:
ATTGTCCTCATCCCGTGGGCAATACCCACGGTTGTTTCTGCAAAGATGTGGGAGTGGATTTACAATACGGACTTCGGGATACTGAATTATCTCCTGGGTGTAAAGATAAACTGGCTCGGAAGTCCCTTCTGGGCCATTAATGCAGCGGTATTCATGGATGTATGGAAGACCACACCCTTTGTGGTAATCCTCCTTACCGCAGGACTTCAGGTCATACCAAAAGACCTCTACCAGGCCGCCAGGGTGGATGGAGCAGGAAGGTGGGACATTTTTACAAGGATAGTCCTGCCGCTCCTTAAGCCCGTAATTCTGGTGGTCCTTATATTCAGGACACTCGATGCCTTCAGGGTCTTTGATGCCATCTATGTACTGACAGGGGGCGGTCCGGCCAACACAACCGAGACCCTGTCGATATATGCATACAAGGTCCTCTTTCAGACGCTTCAGTTCGGCTATGGCTCCACCCTTGCCGTAGTAGTCT
This window contains:
- a CDS encoding sugar ABC transporter permease, which gives rise to MRDEERGRWFVMPSLVLLSIVTIYPLIYVLYLSLQRRLLIFDVSRFIGIDNYLFLLKDDRFFNAFKNTLYFTIMSVTLELLLGLAIALLINRSFRMKGLIRAIVLIPWAIPTVVSAKMWEWIYNTDFGILNYLLGVKINWLGSPFWAINAAVFMDVWKTTPFVVILLTAGLQVIPKDLYQAARVDGAGRWDIFTRIVLPLLKPVILVVLIFRTLDAFRVFDAIYVLTGGGPANTTETLSIYAYKVLFQTLQFGYGSTLAVVVFLCTGGISIFYIRLLSRGVKL